CAAAGAGTGTGTACGTTGCATGCACTGCATCAACAAAATGCCTAAAGCTCTTCGCCCCGGTGAAGACAAAGGTGCTACCATCCTGATCGGTGGTAAAGCAACCATTCTACAATCCGCATTCTTAGGTTGGGTAATTGTTCCATTCATGAAAATGGATAAAGAGAACGATTACGAAGAAGTTAAGGATCTGCTGGATAAGATTTGGGAATGGTGGGATGAACACGGTAAGGTTCGTGAGCGTGTGGGTGAAACAATTTGCCGCCTCGGTATGCGTAACTTCCTGCGTGCTGTTGAACTAGAACCAATTCCACAAATGGTATTCAAGCCTCGTGCTAACCCATACTTCTTCTGGTGGCCTGAAGAAGTTAAGTAATAGCCAAAGGGCATTGAATTAATAACTGGTTAATTAGTTTATAATTATTAAAATAATATGTACGGGGAGAGGTGAAGCGAATTGGCTCCTAAAACTGATATCGGACCTCCGCATTACGAGCAAATGCTCCCACCCGTTATCAAAGAAAACTACGGTAAATGGGAGTATCACGAAATTTTAAAGCCAGGTGTACTTGTACACGTTGCTGAATCCGGTGACAAGCTGTACACCGTGCGTGTAGGTTCACCAAGATTGGTCAGCATTTACTTCATTCGTGATCTGTGCGATCTCGCTGACAAATACTGCGGTGGCTACCTGAGATTTACAAGCCGTCACAATGTTGAGTTTCTGTTAACTGAGGAAGCTAACATTGAGCCATTGATTGCTGAATTAAAAGCTAAGGGTCTGCCCGTTGGTGGTACTGGTAACTCCATTACCAACATCGTACACACCCAAGGTTGGGTACACTGTCATACCCCTGCTACCGATGCTTCAGGTATCGTAAAAGCAGTTATGGATGAACTGTTCGAATACTTCGAAACCATGAAGTTACCAGCAAAAATGAGAATTTCTCTGGCTTGCTGTTTGAACATGTGCGGTGCTGTACACTGCTCAGACATCGCTATTCTGGGTATTCACAGAAAGGCTCCGGTTGTTAACCATGACACCATTAAGAGCGCCTGTGAAATTCCAACAGTTATCGCCAGCTGCCCAACCGCAGCTATTCGTCCAAACCCAAAACTGAAGTCAGTTGAAATTAAAGAAGAGCGTTGCATGTACTGTGGTAACTGCTACACTATGTGCCCATCTATTCACATTGTTGACCCAGAGAACGACGCTGTGTCCATCTGGGTTGGTGGTAAAGTATCAAACGCTCGTTCAACCCCGATGTTCTCACGTTTGGCAATCCCATATCTGCCTAACAATCCTCCACGTTGGCCAGAAGTGGTTGACGCTGTTAAGAAGCTTGTTGAGCTGTGGGCTGCTAACGCGAAACAAGGCGAAAGAATGGGTGAGTGGATTGAGCGTATCGGCTGGGAGAAATTCTTCCAAATGGCCGAACTGCCATTCACTGACAAGCACATCGATGACTTCAACCTGGCTGTAACCACCTTCCGTTCTACTGCACAATTCAAGTGGTAGAATAATAGTCACCGATGGTAGTTAAAATATAATAAAACTACCGCATTATGTGGTAAATATTTAGGTGGTGAATGTTTCCATGGAAGAGTTAAAAGAAAAGATCCTTGCATACCTGGAGACTGTTAGCAAAGCTAAGTCTAAGGAAATTGCAGAAAAAATCGGCGCGAAAAAGCGTGAGGTTGATAAGGCGTGTTCCGATCTGGCTAAAGAGGGTAAAGTTGAATACCTATACATCGGTACTTCATACATTACCTTAGCCGGTAAAGACCACACCCCAAAACAAGGTTAATAATTAGGAGCAGGTGAATTGTCACCTGCTCCTTTTAGTTTGCCCGGCATGTTTGCCGAGCCGATGGGTTGAAAGAAACCCTGTCACCTAACCAGCGGGAAGACAACCGGTAGGCAAGGGCGCCACTGGCAAGATTAATAGATAATTTGCATGCAATAATGTATGTAGTTATTCGGTTATAATAAAAGTATTACAATAAACACAAGGGGTTTAACATGAGCAAAGAAGGCAAAGGTAAAAAGGTATTGATTACCGTCAACACCATTCAGACCAACGAATTGGGCGAGCGGGACAGCATTAATTTTCAAACCATCGGCAGTTTATACAGCAAAAACCAAGCCATCTACCTGATTTATGATGAAAGTGTACTGACCGGCATGGCAGGAAGCACCACCTCTTTAAAGGTGGAGCCAGAAAAAATTACCCTCAGTAGAATGGGAAACAGCCAATTAAAACATACCTTTGAAGCCGGGGTGGTCAACAGCGGCACCTATGTTACTCCCTACGGCACCATGACAACAAAAGTGCTGCCCAGTAAAGTTGCTGCAGACTTGACAGAGAATGGTGGAAGTATTAATCTAGAATATGAATTAATTGTAGGAAAAGATAAAATCGGTGTTAATGAGTTATTAATCACCGTCAAGGAGGCTTAACTCTCTGTTATGAGCGGTATCGTAGAAAGAGTACGGCAACAGTTGTCTGATGCCTTAAAACAAGCAGTGGAAAAGGCGGTGGCTGCCGGTGCGCTGCCGGAGCTAACTGTACCGGAATTTGTGGTGGAAGTGCCCCGGGAGAAGGGCCACGGCGATTTTGCCACCAATATAGCCATGATGTTAGCCAAGCCGGCCAAAAGTGCACCCCGTAAATTGGCAGAAATAATTTTGCAGAATCTTGAAGTGGCTGGGACGTCGGTAAAGAACGTAGAAATAGCCGGTCCTGGCTTTATTAATTTTTATCTGGATGCAGCATGGATATATAACGCGCTACCGGAGGTTGAAAATCAAGATGCCCATTACGGCAGCGTAGAGCTGGGAGAAGGCCTAAAAGTACAAGTGGAATTTGTCAGTGCCAACCCAACGGGCCTGTTGCACATGGGCAATGCCCGGGGAGCAGCGCTGGGTGACAGCATTGCATCCATTTTAGAATTTGCCGGATACCAAGTACAGCGGGAATACTACATCAACGATGCCGGCAATCAGATTATTAACTTTGGCAAATCATTGGAGGCCCGGTACCTGCAACAGTTGGGACAAGATGTACCAATGCCGGAAGAGGGCTATCACGGCGAAGACATTATCGAAACCGTTAAAAACTTCATTAACCAACACAACGACACCTACCTAACGGCAGAACCGGCCATTCGCCGGGAAAAATTAATTGAATTTGCTTTAGATGAGAAAATTACCAACATTAAAAGCGGTCTGCTGGACTTTGGCGTGGTATATGATGTTTGGTTTTCCGAAAAATCATTGCATCAGTCCGGCGCCATTAAAGAAACTATCGAGGAACTGCAGCGCAAAGGGTATATTTATGAGAAGGAAGATGCGCTGTGGTTTAAAGCCACCGAATTCGGCGACGAGAAGGATGAAGTGGTGGTGCGGGCCAATGGCATTCCCACCTACTTTGCCGCGGATATTGCCTATCATAAAAATAAATTCCAGCGGGGGTTTGACCGGGTAATTAACATTTGGGGTGCCGATCACCACGGCCATGTCAACCGGATGAAGGGGTCGATGGAAGCCTTGGGATACAATCGGGACCAGCTGGAAATTATGTTGATGCAATTGGTGCGGTTGCTTCGGGGGGGAGAAGTGGTGCGGATGTCCAAGCGCACCGGACAGTTTGTCACCCTTAGTGAATTGGTGGAAGAAGTGGGCAAAGATGCAGCCCGTTATTTCTTTATTATGCGCAGTCCCGACAGTCACCTGGAATTCGATTTGGATTTGGCTAAATCCCAAACTAACGATAACCCGGTTTTCTATATCCAATACGCCCATGCCCGCATTTGCAGCATTTTGCGGCAGTTGGACGAGCGGGGCGGCAAAGTGCCCAAGTCATCGGAAGTGGATTTGACGGTGCTTGACGGAGAGCCAGAACTGAATTTGATTAGAAAACTGGCGGATTTCCCCGTTGAGGTGGCCATGGCAGCGGAAATGCTGGCGCCCCATCGCATTGCCAGATATTTGCATGACTTGGCGGGATTGTTCCACAGTTTCTACAACAGCAACCGAGTGATTGTGGAGGATCAACGGGTGTCCGATGCCAGAATAGTGCTGGTAAATTGTACCCGCATTGTGCTAAGAAATGCGTTGCGGCTGATTGGTGTGTCTGCACCAGAAAGAATGTAGTGAGGAAATAAATATGTTACCAAGTGATATTAAAGAAGCCATTTACGCGTTATTTACCGGAGCGGTGGTGGGATTGCTCTTTGCCAAATTAAAATTGCCCATCCCTGCCCCACCCACCCTTGCCGGGGTGTTGGGGATTGTTGGCATATTCCTGGGATACCTAATTGCAATGCGTTTGGGCTGGGGTAGGTAACATCTTGACACCCCCAATGTGAGCAGATAGAATGTTAAAGGATGTCAATCAATGTAAAAATTATTCATAATATAGGAGGAAGTCATGACCAAGTATATCTTTGTTACCGGAGGTGTTGTATCTTCCCTTGGTAAAGGTATCACCGCTGCATCCTTGGGTCGGTTGCTAAAAAACCGGGGCCTAAAGGTTGCCATACAAAAATTAGATCCCTACATTAATATAGACCCTGGCACAATGAGTCCATACCAGCATGGTGAAGTTTTTGTTACTGAGGATGGGGCAGAAACAGACTTAGATTTAGGGCATTACGAGAGGTTTATTGATGAAAATTTAAGTCAAAGCAGCAATGTCACCACCGGTAAAATTTACTGGTCGGTTATTAATAAAGAACGCCGTGGCGATTACCTAGGGGCCACAGTGCAAGTGATTCCTCATGTAACCAACGAAATTAAGGAACGGATCCTTAAATCAGGTGAAGAATTTGGCGCCGATGTGGTGATTTCAGAAATTGGTGGCACCGTTGGGGATATTGAATCACAACCATTTTTAGAAGCCATTAGACAGCTAAAGGGCGACCTGGGCCGAGACAACGTGATGTATATTCACGTTACCCTAGTGCCTTACATTGGTGCGGCCAACGAATTAAAAACCAAGCCCACCCAACACAGTGTCAAAGAACTGCGGGGTATTGGCATTCAACCGGATATCATTGTTACCCGCACCGAAAGACCCCTTTCCAAAGAAATGGAAGAGAAACTGGCGCTATTTTGTGACATCGATAAAGATGCGGTGGTGCAATGTGTTGATGCCCATTCCATTTACGAAGTACCGCTATTGTTGGAAGCAGAGGGCTTTGACGACATTGTGGTGGAACGGATGAAAATTAAATGCAACGACGCCGACATGAGTGAATGGCAGGATATGGTGGACCGCATGAACAACCTCAAGTGGGCCACTAAAATTGCGTTGGTGGGTAAATATGTATCTTTGCCCGATGCTTATTTAAGTGTGGCCGAAGCGCTGCGCCATGCCGGTTTGCACCACGGCACGTCCATTGATATTCGTTGGATCAACAGTGAAGACCTGGAGCATATGGATGTAAAGGATCTGTTGGCCGATGTGGACGGCATTTTAATTCCCGGCGGCTTTGGTGATCGGGGAATTGAAGGAAAGATTAAAGCCATCCAATATGCCCGGGAAAACCGCATTCCCATGCTGGGCATTTGCTTAGGCATGCAATTGGCAGTAATTGAGTTTGCCCGCAACGTTTTAGGTTGGAAAGAAGCCAACAGCTCAGAGTTTGATAAAAACACCCCTTACCCAGTGATTGACCTGCTACCGGAGCAGAAGGACATAGATAACATGGGTGGCACCATGCGTTTGGGTAGATACGACAGTGTGCTAAAACCAGGTACATTGGCCTACCAAGCCTACGGTACCGAAATGATTTCTGAACGTCATCGCCACCGTTATGAATTTAACAACAAATATCGTCAAGATCTGGAGCAAAAGGGCATGGTGTTCTCCGGCACGCTGCCCGGCAGAGAACTGGTAGAAATCATTGAAATTCCAGAACATCCTTGGTTCCTGGCTACCCAGTTCCATCCGGAATTTAAATCAAGACCATATAGGCCACAACCACTGTTCCGCGATTTTATTGGTGCGGCCATCAGATATAGTAAAACAAAAGAGAATAAATAACACAACACAAAGCAGCTTTGGTAAATGAACCAAAGCTCTTTTGTTATTCATCTTTATCGCAGAATATAAATCCTGGGATTTTAACATCCTAAGTAGGGGCCCAATTCATTGAGCCCACTAAGCAACCTTTGTCCTTAAACCAACCTGTTTCACCATGCACAAATGTTACACTAAGTGGGAGCGATGAATCGAAGCTCTACAAAAAGCATTAGCAATAAAATAATGACTGTAATCAAAACACGGTTAGGGGGAAGAAAATTTTGTCTAAAAGAAAAATTGTAACCATAGCCATCTTGGGGGTGGTAGTTATTTCTTTAATTGCCGCAGCTCTGGGGCAAAATAACGGAGCCAAAACGACGGGGGCGGCGGAAGACAGCATTGCACTGATTGACATTAGCGGCATGATTGTCAGCGGCACCAGCGGCGGCAGTTT
This is a stretch of genomic DNA from Peptococcaceae bacterium 1198_IL3148. It encodes these proteins:
- the dsrB gene encoding dissimilatory-type sulfite reductase subunit beta; translation: MLPPVIKENYGKWEYHEILKPGVLVHVAESGDKLYTVRVGSPRLVSIYFIRDLCDLADKYCGGYLRFTSRHNVEFLLTEEANIEPLIAELKAKGLPVGGTGNSITNIVHTQGWVHCHTPATDASGIVKAVMDELFEYFETMKLPAKMRISLACCLNMCGAVHCSDIAILGIHRKAPVVNHDTIKSACEIPTVIASCPTAAIRPNPKLKSVEIKEERCMYCGNCYTMCPSIHIVDPENDAVSIWVGGKVSNARSTPMFSRLAIPYLPNNPPRWPEVVDAVKKLVELWAANAKQGERMGEWIERIGWEKFFQMAELPFTDKHIDDFNLAVTTFRSTAQFKW
- a CDS encoding CTP synthase, with protein sequence MTKYIFVTGGVVSSLGKGITAASLGRLLKNRGLKVAIQKLDPYINIDPGTMSPYQHGEVFVTEDGAETDLDLGHYERFIDENLSQSSNVTTGKIYWSVINKERRGDYLGATVQVIPHVTNEIKERILKSGEEFGADVVISEIGGTVGDIESQPFLEAIRQLKGDLGRDNVMYIHVTLVPYIGAANELKTKPTQHSVKELRGIGIQPDIIVTRTERPLSKEMEEKLALFCDIDKDAVVQCVDAHSIYEVPLLLEAEGFDDIVVERMKIKCNDADMSEWQDMVDRMNNLKWATKIALVGKYVSLPDAYLSVAEALRHAGLHHGTSIDIRWINSEDLEHMDVKDLLADVDGILIPGGFGDRGIEGKIKAIQYARENRIPMLGICLGMQLAVIEFARNVLGWKEANSSEFDKNTPYPVIDLLPEQKDIDNMGGTMRLGRYDSVLKPGTLAYQAYGTEMISERHRHRYEFNNKYRQDLEQKGMVFSGTLPGRELVEIIEIPEHPWFLATQFHPEFKSRPYRPQPLFRDFIGAAIRYSKTKENK
- a CDS encoding DUF1934 domain-containing protein, yielding MSKEGKGKKVLITVNTIQTNELGERDSINFQTIGSLYSKNQAIYLIYDESVLTGMAGSTTSLKVEPEKITLSRMGNSQLKHTFEAGVVNSGTYVTPYGTMTTKVLPSKVAADLTENGGSINLEYELIVGKDKIGVNELLITVKEA
- a CDS encoding DUF1427 family protein — its product is MLPSDIKEAIYALFTGAVVGLLFAKLKLPIPAPPTLAGVLGIVGIFLGYLIAMRLGWGR
- the argS gene encoding arginine--tRNA ligase, which gives rise to MSGIVERVRQQLSDALKQAVEKAVAAGALPELTVPEFVVEVPREKGHGDFATNIAMMLAKPAKSAPRKLAEIILQNLEVAGTSVKNVEIAGPGFINFYLDAAWIYNALPEVENQDAHYGSVELGEGLKVQVEFVSANPTGLLHMGNARGAALGDSIASILEFAGYQVQREYYINDAGNQIINFGKSLEARYLQQLGQDVPMPEEGYHGEDIIETVKNFINQHNDTYLTAEPAIRREKLIEFALDEKITNIKSGLLDFGVVYDVWFSEKSLHQSGAIKETIEELQRKGYIYEKEDALWFKATEFGDEKDEVVVRANGIPTYFAADIAYHKNKFQRGFDRVINIWGADHHGHVNRMKGSMEALGYNRDQLEIMLMQLVRLLRGGEVVRMSKRTGQFVTLSELVEEVGKDAARYFFIMRSPDSHLEFDLDLAKSQTNDNPVFYIQYAHARICSILRQLDERGGKVPKSSEVDLTVLDGEPELNLIRKLADFPVEVAMAAEMLAPHRIARYLHDLAGLFHSFYNSNRVIVEDQRVSDARIVLVNCTRIVLRNALRLIGVSAPERM